The Syngnathus typhle isolate RoL2023-S1 ecotype Sweden linkage group LG1, RoL_Styp_1.0, whole genome shotgun sequence genome includes a window with the following:
- the ctc1 gene encoding CST complex subunit CTC1 isoform X4, whose translation MDDMDAMQLFRAQCNPQSEAEAKWLEGLFHFVREYVWPLNSGPAPCSQTADEGVSHLSATVLKRIRGKMSSTHTLPISYRLVCVSELLSHQRLACVSNLSWSTSQERALAEEAAVALPGRRALPRAHLLLIGRLTHGRDGEWALTDAGGNVGCMVVSPSPLWMGRLVFLPHWHYIPHDAPLQAQPEARGYVELIGSPVLLCPGPGQGLAAGAVAVKEAAALMHDRVQGLRLSIFGKVASVCPLLVISGTSFFFFMLSDETHTLPVLVKNSSRLWWAQCVSVGECVCVTALRVCVLRPWGGKNILCATEHSEMHKTHEQRCAPGEDAPSTMPLLPPSPSSQMSQPEECEVQSNDRTKQSKIISYQGTVTEVVSTGAGLYVMDSKLGLCLAYQPKLKRKLRAGDVLAIHHVHFLYRPCPDFPPCILCTCLRSTVTVTKFSAVLGSDPDRKCPDDGVLRRLLVERNLDVSRYMWTCHLCSQFRRSLLPNASQQCTCVLSWKVMEVAFRQGQRHRRDIYAEMLDEPHTCPLTQYDGDLVQHQYVSLSELQASLQEDCWASLCLSSLLPPAGVGLTRPQMDAALAWSCRTLTSDSRRKLQPEETLRQRPLLLVGVLELPSGASQHTLQLRDRTGAIACVITQTTEKAAGGHGTSFNTAWIGCLICVQQFTMVTERFIQSNFPTYQHLDQHKYITSKQCSIYLQFSEDSIHILSPSAAMEMHLRNKGEDSGEEEKEDVTRKQSQKDKDGDIKSSRPSSSSCVSVVLQVEQKNGVIWRENKEASFSVTATVIGPVAAWGRDPKNRPMKAFETGNEKKVTVLCSGASARWFPLLQPGRFYRLVATGTHDVTVLAGNATLLLQSGWKFHTLTRPLLVPTCQRSVCPATSTVSQVLDGCADVVSFQGFVSDRINLNDSTRDTGQSNVGARLTVCDQSGRSIHVFLNLNHNAYPPGMLPGNTLLLSAFRRRISRSGHVYCSNIPVSWVAVLRVRDESRWEDRPPPPIMHLALWTQQSRTVGRVKGHVVCFLFMQLQWNCFECGSVYKQSGCSGQCPSTSAVFDCTAK comes from the exons ATGGATGACATGGACGCAATGCAGCTGTTCCGGGCACAATGCAATCCGCAGAGTGAAGCC GAGGCCAAATGGTTAGAAGGACTATTTCACTTCGTCAGAGAGTATGTGTGGCCTCTAAATTCTGGCCCCGCCCCCTGTTCTCAGACAG CTGATGAGGGTGTTTCTCACCTGAGTGCAACTGTGCTGAAGAGGATACGAGGGAAGATGTCCAGCACACACACGCTGCCCATCAGCTACAG GCTGGTGTGCGTCTCCGAGCTTCTCTCTCACCAGCGGCTGGCGTGCGTCAGTAACCTGTCTTGGAGCACCAGTCAGGAGCGTGCGTTAGCCGAGGAAGCGGCGGTGGCGCTCCCGGGTCGGCGAGCTCTTCCCCGGGCACACCTCCTGCTGATCGGGCGCCTGACGCACGGCCGTGACGGAGAGTGGGCGTTGACAGACGCCGGCGGCAACGTTGGGTGCATG GTTGTCTCTCCCTCACCTTTGTGGATGGGTCGTCTGGTCTTCCTCCCCCACTGGCACTACATCCCCCACGATGCCCCCTTGCAAGCGCAGCCGGAAGCCCGAGGCTACGTGGAGCTGATTGGCTCTCCTGTGCTCCTGTGTCCCGGTCCTGGGCAGGGATTGGCCGCCGGTGCTGTCGCTGTCAAAGAAGCTGCGGCCTTAATGCACGACCG GGTGCAAGGATTGCGTCTGTCCATCTTCGGTAAAGTGGCTTCCGTCTGCCCCCTGCTGGTCATCTCAGGAacatctttcttcttcttcatgctGTCagatgaaacacacacactaccTGTCCTGGTCAAG AATAGCAGCAGGCTGTGGTGGGCACAGTGCGTGTCGGTCGGCGAGTGTGTATGCGTGACAGCGTTGCGTGTCTGTGTCTTACGACCGTGGGGAGGGAAGAACATCCTGTGTGCGACCGAGCACTCCGAAATGCACAAGACGCACGAGCAGCGGTGCGCCCCAGGCGAGGATGCGCCGTCAACCATGCCCCTCTTGCCGCCGTCTCCCTCATCACAAATGTCGCAGCCCGAGGAATGCGAGGTCCAATCTAATGACAGGACCAAACAGTCCAAAATCATCAGTTACCAG GGGACCGTCACAGAGGTGGTGAGCACGGGGGCGGGGCTTTACGTGATGGACAGTAAGCTGGGACTGTGCCTGGCCTATCAGCCCAAGCTGAAGAGGAAGCTGCGAGCCGGCGACGTGCTGGCG ATCCATCACGTTCACTTCCTGTACCGGCCCTGTCCCGACTTCCCTCCCTGTATACTTTGCACTTGCCTGCGCTCCACTGTGACGGTGACAAAGTTTAGCGCCGTCCTAGGCTCGGATCCTGACAGAAAGTGTCCAGACGATGGCGTGTTGCGGCGGTTGCTGGTGGAGAGGAACCTGGATGTGTCCCGGTACATGTGGACGTGTCACCTGTGCTCCCAGTTTCGACGGAG CCTGCTCCCGAATGCGTCACAACAGTGCACGTGCGTGTTGTCATGGAAAGTGATGGAGGTCGCGTTTAGACAAGGGCAACGACACAGACGAGACATCTACGCCGAGATGTTGGACGAGCCTCACACGTGTCCGCTGACACAG TATGACGGTGACTTGGTGCAGCATCAGTATGTCAGCCTGTCAGAGCTCCAAGCGTCGCTCCAGGAGGACTGTTGGGCTTCCTTGTGTCTCAGCTCTCTGCTGCCACCTGCTGGAGTCGGTCTGACCCGACCTCAGATGGACGCCGCACTGGCCTGGTCATGTAGAACTTTGACATCGGACTCAAGGCGCAAACTGCAGCCCGAAGAGACGCTCAG ACAGCGCCCCCTGCTGCTCGTGGGTGTACTGGAGCTGCCATCAGGTGCGTCCCAACATACGCTGCAGCTGAGAGACCGCACGGGGGCCATCGCCTGTGTCATCACGCAAACTACAGAGAAAGCGGCGGGAGGCCACGGCACGTCATTCAACACGGCGTGGATAG gttGTCTCATATGTGTCCAGCAGTTCACCATGGTAACAGAGCGATTCATTCAATCAAACTTCCCCACCTACCAACACCTGGATCAACACAAGTACATCACATCCAAACAGTGcag CATTTACCTCCAGTTCTCTGAGGACAGCATCCACATTTTGAGTCCATCTGCCGCCATGGAAATGCATTTGCGTAATAAAGGGGAGGACTCAGGGGAAGAAGAGAAGGAAGATGTGACGAGGAAGCAAAGTCAAAAGGACAAGGATGGGGACATAAAGTCCTCGCGCCCTTCGTCTTCATCATGCGTCTCGGTGGTCCTCCAGGTGGAGCAGAAGAATGGCGTGATATGGCGGGAGAATAAGGAGGCGTCTTTCTCCGTCACAGCGACTGTGATTGGGCCCGTGGCGGCCTGGGGGCGGGACCCCAAAAACCGACCAATGAAAGCCTTTGAGACAGGAAATGAGAAAAAG gtgacCGTGTTGTGTTCAGGCGCGTCTGCTCGCTGGTTTCCTCTCCTGCAGCCGGGACGCTTCTACAGACTGGTCGCGACCGGCACCCAC GACGTCACCGTTCTGGCGGGCAATGCCACACTGCTGCTCCAATCCGGGTGGAAGTTTCACACGTTGACACGGCCCCTCCTTGTACCCACCTGCCAAAGGAGCGTCTGTCCTGCGACATCTACCGTGTCGCAAGTGTTGGATGGCTG tgcAGATGTAGTGTCTTTTCAGGGTTTTGTCTCCGACAGGATCAATCTGAATGACAGTACAAGGGATACTGGACAATCTAATGttg gtgcaCGTCTCACCGTGTGTGACCAAAGTGGAAGGAGCATCCATGTCTTCCTGAACTTGAACCATAACGCGTACCCGCCCGGGATGTTGCCAGGCAACACGCTGTTGCTGTCTGCGTTCCGCAGGAGGATATCtag GTCAGGGCATGTATATTGCAGTAACATACCAGTCAGCTGGGTGGCAGTGCTGCGGGTTCGAGACGAGAG CAGGTGGGAGGACCGACCACCGCCTCCCATCATGCACCTGGCCCTGTGGACGCAGCAGAGCCGCACTGTGGGCCGGGTCAAAGGCCATGTGGTGTGTTTCCTCTTTATGCAGCTGCAGTGGAACTGCTTCGAGTGTGGCAGTGTGTACAAGCAG TCTGGTTGCAGTGGTCAGTGTCCCTCAACATCAGCTGTCTTTGACTGCACCGCCAA atga